The Suricata suricatta isolate VVHF042 chromosome 4, meerkat_22Aug2017_6uvM2_HiC, whole genome shotgun sequence genome includes a region encoding these proteins:
- the LIG4 gene encoding DNA ligase 4 codes for MATSQTPEMVAAHVPFADLCSTLERIQRSKGRAEKIRHFREFLDSWRRFHDALHKNQKDVKDSFYPAMRLILPQLERQRMAYGIKETMLAKLYIELLNLPKEGKDALKLLNYRTPTGTRGDAGDFAMIAYFVLKPRCLQKGSLTIQQVNDLLDSIASNNSARRKDLMKKSLLQLITQSSALEQKWLIRMIVKDLKLGFSEQSVFSVFHNDAAELHNVTTDLEKVCMQLHDPSVGLSDISITLFSAFKPMLAAIADIDRIEKDMKHQSFYIETKLDGERMQMHKDGNEYEYFSRNGYKFTDQFGDSPQKGSLTPFIHGAFKTDVQTCILDGEMMAFNPNTQTFMQKGNKFDIKRMVEDSELQTCYCVFDVLMVNNKKLGRETLKKRHEILTSVFTPIPGRIDIVQKTLAHTKKEVIDALNEAIDKREEGIMIKHPLSIYKPDKRGEGWLKIKPEYVDGLMDELDVLIVGGYWGTGSRGGMMSHFLCAIAEKPPPGEKPSVFHTLCRVGSGYTMKELYDLGLKLAKHWKPFHRKAPPGSILCGTEKPEVYIEPCNSVIVQIKATEIVSSDMYKTGCTLRFPRIEKIREDKEWYECTSLDDLERLRGKASGKLASKHLFVGDDEPQEKRRKAAPKVKKVIGIIEHLKAPNLSNVNKVSNIFEDVEFCVMSGTESHPKPDLESRLAEFGGYIVQNPGPDTYCVIAGSENIRVKNIISSDKHDVVRPEWLLECFKTKRCVPWQPRFMIHMCPSTRQHFAREYDCYGDSYFTDTDLNQLKEVFSAMKNPGEQSPREMASAITNLECRYSWDRSPLSMFRHHVIYLDLYAVINDLSTKIEGTRLAFTALELRFHGAKVVSCLAQGVSHVIVGEDRSRLADLKAFRRTLKRKFKILQQDWVTDSIDKCELQEENQYLV; via the coding sequence ATGGCTACCTCACAGACGCCAGAAATGGTCGCTGCTCACGTTCCTTTTGCAGATTTGTGTTCCACTTTAGAACGAATACAGAGAAGTAAAGGACGTGCAGAAAAAATCAGACACTTCAGGGAATTTTTAGATTCTTGGAGAAGATTTCACGACGCCCTTCATAAGAACCAAAAAGATGTCAAGGACTCTTTTTACCCAGCAATGCGACTTATTCTCCCTCAGCTCGAACGACAGAGAATGGCCTATGGAATCAAAGAAACCATGCTTGCTAAACTTTATATTGAATTGCTTAATTTacccaaagaaggaaaagacGCCCTTAAGCTTTTAAATTACAGGACACCCACTGGAACTCGTGGGGATGCTGGGGACTTTGCAATGATTGCCTATTTCGTGTTGAAACCAAGATGTTTGCAGAAAGGAAGTTTAACCATACAGCAAGTGAATGACCTTTTAGACTCCATTGCCAGCAATAATTCTGCCAGAAGAAAGGACCTGATGAAAAAGAGTCTTCTTCAGCTGATCACGCAGAGTTCAGCCCTGGAACAAAAGTGGCTTATCCGGATGATAGTGAAGGACTTGAAACTTGGTTTTAGTGAGCAGTCTGTGTTTTCCGTTTTCCACAATGATGCGGCCGAGTTGCATAATGTCACCACAGATCTTGAAAAAGTCTGCATGCAGCTGCACGACCCTTCCGTTGGACTCAGTGATATCTCTATCACTTTATTCTCTGCCTTTAAGCCCATGCTGGCTGCCATAGCAGATATTGATCGAATAGAGAAGGACATGAAACACCAGAGTTTCTACATTGAAACCAAGCTGGATGGTGAGCGCATGCAAATGCACAAGGATGGCAATGAGTATGAGTACTTCTCCCGGAACGGGTATAAGTTCACGGATCAGTTTGGAGATTCTCCACAGAAAGGCTCTCTGACACCCTTCATTCATGGTGCCTTCAAGACAGACGTGCAGACCTGTATCCTGGATGGGGAGATGATGGCCTTCAACCCTAATACGCAGACTTTTATGCAGAAGGGGAATAAGTTCGATATCAAAAGAATGGTGGAAGATTCTGAACTGCAGACTTGTTACTGTGTTTTTGACGTACTGATGGTCAATAATAAAAAGCTAGGGCGTGAGACCCTGAAAAAGAGGCATGAAATTCTCACCAGTGTTTTTACACCAATACCGGGGAGGATAGACATAGTGCAAAAAACCCTGGCTCATACTAAGAAGGAAGTAATTGATGCTCTGAACGAAGCAATAgacaaaagagaagagggaatcaTGATCAAACATCCTCTCTCCATTTACAAGCCAGACAAAAGAGGTGAAGGATGGTTAAAAATTAAGCCAGAGTATGTCGACGGCCTGATGGATGAACTGGACGTCTTAATTGTCGGGGGCTACTGGGGCACAGGTTCGCGAGGTGGAATGATGTCTCATTTTCTGTGTGCCATAGCGGAGAAGCCGCCTCCTGGTGAGAAACCCTCCGTGTTTCACACTCTCTGTCGTGTCGGTTCAGGTTACACCATGAAAGAACTGTATGATCTGGGTTTGAAATTGGCCAAGCATTGGAAGCCTTTTCATAGAAAAGCTCCCCCAGGTAGCATTTTATGTGGAACAGAGAAGCCCGAAGTGTACATTGAGCCGTGCAATTCCGTCATTGTTCAGATTAAAGCGACCGAGATCGTCTCCAGCGATATGTATAAAACTGGCTGCACGTTGCGCTTCCCCCGAATCGAGAAGATCCGGGAAGACAAGGAGTGGTACGAATGCACCTCCTTGGATGACTTGGAGCGGCTTCGGGGGAAGGCATCTGGAAAGCTCGCATCCAAACACCTTTTTGTCGGGGACGATGAGCCACAGGAGAAGAGGCGGAAAGCTGCCCCAAAGGTGAAGAAAGTTATTGGGATTATCGAGCACTTGAAAGCACCTAACCTTTCTAATGTAAACAAAGTTTCTAATATATTTGAAGACGTGGAGTTTTGTGTCATGAGTGGAACAGAGAGCCACCCAAAGCCCGACCTGGAGAGCAGACTTGCGGAGTTCGGTGGTTACATAGTGCAAAACCCAGGCCCGGACACCTACTGCGTGATTGCAGGGTCTGAGAACATCAGAGTGAAAAACATCATTTCTTCGGATAAACATGACGTTGTGAGGCCTGAGTGGCTGTTAGAGTGCTTTAAGACCAAACGCTGTGTGCCCTGGCAGCCTCGCTTTATGATTCACATGTGCCCCTCGACACGGCAGCATTTTGCTCGTGAATACGATTGTTATGGTGACAGTTACTTCACCGACACAGATTTGAACCAACTGAAAGAAGTGTTCTCAGCAATGAAAAATCCTGGCGAACAAAGTCCCAGAGAAATGGCTTCCGCGATTACTAATTTAGAATGTCGATACTCCTGGGACCGCTCCCCGCTCAGTATGTTTCGACACCATGTTATTTACTTGGACTTGTATGCTGTTATTAACGACTTGAGTACCAAAATCGAGGGGACAAGGTTAGCCTTTACAGCTTTGGAACTTCGGTTTCACGGAGCAAAAGTAGTTTCTTGTTTAGCTCAGGGAGTGTCCCATGTGATCGTTGGGGAGGATCGAAGCCGTCTTGCAGACTTGAAAGCTTTCCGAAGaactcttaagagaaagtttaaaATCTTGCAACAAGATTGGGTCACTGATTCCATAGACAAGTGTGAGTTGCAAGAGGAAAATCAATATTTGGTTTAA